One window of Cucurbita pepo subsp. pepo cultivar mu-cu-16 chromosome LG19, ASM280686v2, whole genome shotgun sequence genomic DNA carries:
- the LOC111781076 gene encoding galacturonosyltransferase 8-like yields MARIFSFRVLASVAFFVVVFLSIISFCTHTVNLPLSGSGSGSVSGTGSHRINYVRRSPLDVGSDPLKPRLDRILKQADDNRNLLHAYSSYARRLKLEYSKLVRVCTDVAQNYTDLNSKPAYSSLFERGTSSLDEALLRQFEKEVKERIKVTRQVISEAKESFDNQLKIQKLKDNIFAVNEQLTKVKKQGAFSSLIAAKSLPKSLHCIAMRLMEERIANPGKYSDVGKPVPPEIEDPELYHYAIFSDNVVAASVVVNSAVKNAEEPWKHVFHVVTDKMNLGAMQVMFKLKDYNGAHIEVKAVEDYKFLNSSYVPVLRQLESANLQRFYFESSVENATKDTTNMKFRNPKYLSILNHLRFYLPEMYPKLHRILFLDDDIVVQKDLTGLWKIDMNGKVNGAVETCFGSFHRYAQYMNFSHPLIKEKFDPKACAWAYGMNFFDLDAWRRENCTEDYHYWQNMNENRTLWKLGTLPPGLITFYSTTKPLDKTWHVLGLGYNPSISKEEIENAAVVHFNGNMKPWLDIAISQFKPYWTKYVDYDLEFVESCNLGL; encoded by the exons ATGGCCAGAATCTTCTCCTTCAGAGTCCTCGCCTCCGTCGCGTTCTTCGTTGTCGTCTTTCTCTCGATCATCTCTTTCTGTACTCACACTGTCAATCTCCCCCTTTCG GGTTCTGGTTCTGGTTCTGTTTCTGGTACTGGCTCTCATCGGATCAACTACGTGAGAAGATCTCCATTGGATGTGGGATCGGATCCTCTTAAACCGCGGCTGGATCGGATCCTGAAGCAAGCCGATGACAATCGCAATTTGCTTCACGCCTATTCATCTTATGCTCGAAGGCTTAAGCTTGAGTACTCAAAGCTCGTTAGGGTTTGCACGGATGTTGCTCAGAACTATACAGATCTCAATAGTAAACCTGCTTACAGTAGTCTTTTTGAGCGTGGAACCTCTTCTTTAGATGAGGCTCTGCTTCGTCAATTTGAGAAGGAGGTGAAAGAGCGAATCAAAGTCACCAGACAAGTGATTTCTGAAGCGAAAGAGTCATTCGACAATCAACTTAAGATCCAGAAGTTGAAGGATAACATTTTTGCAGTGAATGAACAGTTGACGAAGGTGAAGAAACAAGGAGCTTTCTCGAGTTTGATTGCTGCCAAGTCTCTTCCAAAGAGTTTGCATTGCATTGCAATGAGGTTGATGGAAGAGAGAATTGCAAATCCTGGAAAATATTCAGATGTAGGAAAGCCAGTACCGCCCGAAATAGAGGATCCAGAGCTGTACCATTATGCCATATTCTCGGATAATGTCGTTGCTGCATCGGTGGTAGTTAACTCTGCTGTGAAGAACGCCGAAGAGCCATGGAAGCATGTGTTTCATGTTGTCACTGACAAGATGAATCTTGGAGCAATGCAagttatgttcaaattgaAGGACTACAATGGCGCTCACATTGAAGTCAAGGCAGTGGAGGATTATAAGTTCTTGAATTCTTCTTACGTTCCAGTGCTTCGCCAATTAGAGTCTGCAAATTTACAGAGGTTTTACTTCGAGAGCAGCGTTGAGAATGCAACGAAGGACACGACGAATATGAAGTTCAGAAACCCCAAGTATCTATCGATTTTGAACCATCTGCGGTTTTACTTGCCTGAGATGTATCCAAAACTACacagaattttgtttttagatgaTGACATAGTGGTGCAGAAGGACTTGACTGGCCTGTGGAAGATTGATATGAATGGGAAAGTAAATGGTGCAGTGGAGACTTGTTTTGGCTCGTTCCATAGATATGCACAGTACATGAACTTCTCACATCCGTTAATCAAAGAGAAGTTCGATCCCAAGGCGTGTGCGTGGGCTTACGGGATGAACTTCTTCGATTTGGACGCATGGAGAAGGGAAAACTGCACAGAAGATTATCACTATTGGCAGAATATG AATGAGAATCGAACATTGTGGAAACTGGGGACACTGCCACCTGGTTTAATCACATTTTACTCGACGACGAAGCCACTGGACAAGACATGGCACGTTCTCGGACTCGGTTACAATCCCAGCATTAGCAAGGAAGAGATTGAAAATGCTGCAGTTGTGCACTTCAATGGGAACATGAAGCCATGGTTAGACATTGCTATCTCCCAGTTTAAGCCATATTGGACAAAGTACGTGGATTATGACTTGGAGTTTGTTGAATCCTGCAACCTTGGGCTTTAG
- the LOC111781840 gene encoding triacylglycerol lipase SDP1-like: MEISNEAKVGSFSIGPSTIVGRTIAFRILFCKSVSQFRHQLFRVLLNIIYGFKAILAPILSWMHPRNPQGILAMVTVIAFLLKRYTNVKGRAELAYRRKFWRNMMRTALTYEEWAHAAKMLDKETPKLNESNLYDEELVRNKLQELRHRRQEGSLRDIMFWMRADLFRNLGNMCNPELHKGRLQIPILIKEYINEVSTQLRLVCDSDSEELLLEEKLSFMHETRHAFGRTALLLSGGASLGAFHAGVVKTLVEHKLLPRIIAGSSVGSIICAVVATRSWPELQSFFDDSWHSFQFFDQMGGIFTVVRRVMIQGAVHEIRQLQMMLRQLTSNLTFQEAYDMTGRILGITVCSPRKHEPPRCLNYLTSPHVVIWSAVTASCAFPGLFEAQELMAKNRSGEIVPYHPPFNLDPEEGSGASVRRWRDGSLEIDLPMIQLKELFNVNHFIVSQANPHIAPLLRMKEFFRACGGNFAGKLAHLAEMEVKHRCDQFLELGFPLGGIAKLFAQDWEGDVTVVMPATLAQYSKIIQNPTHLDLQKSANQGRRCTWEKLSAIKANCGIELALDECVTILNHMRRLKRSAERAAAAAAAASHVSPAPVKFSAARRIPSWNCIARENSSGSLEEECLSDVSLTCHQGPSGSIGSGSTGRMLRTHRTMFDGSDSESENIDLNTWTRSGGPLMRTSSANKFIDFVQNLDLDDLNRGLVANSNGVHPFGGSQNSQSPRTTSDRSSECPDFDMRELGHRVSSSIVVTEGDFLQPERILNGIVLNVVKKEDLTLTSRTHDSETQNSEVECLQIDCSEKYIDASSASEEDATPKSCIQEQPPKNNPVNHSEE; this comes from the exons ATGGAAATTAGTAATGAGGCCAAGGTTGGTTCCTTTTCTATTGGTCCTTCAACCATTGTAGGTAGAACAATTGCTTTCAGAATCCTGTTTTGCAAATCGGTGTCGCAATTTAGGCATCAACTATTTCGTGTTTTGCTGAATATTATCTATGGATTTAAGGCCATCTTAGCACCCATATTATCATGGATGCATCCTAGAAATCCACAGGGGATATTGGCGATGGTTACTGTTATTGCTTTTTTGTTGAAACGATACACAAATGTGAAAGGGAGGGCCGAATTGGCGTACCGAaggaaattttggagaaacaTGATGAGAACTGCATTGACCTATGAGGAATGGGCTCATGCTGCTAAAATGCTTGATAAAGAGACTCCAAAGTTGAATGAGTCAAACCTCTATGATGAAGAGTTGGTGAGGAACAAGCTTCAAGAGCTTCGCCATCGTCGCCAGGAGGGATCTCTTAGAGATATAATGTTTTGGATGAGAGCTGATCTTTTCCGAAATCTTGGCAATATGTGCAACCCTGAACTACACAAGGGTAGGCTTCAAATTCCGATACTCATAAAGGAGTACATAAATGAGGTTTCGACTCAATTGAGATTGGTTTGTGACTCGGATTCGGAAGAATTGTTATTGGAAGAGAAACTGTCGTTCATGCACGAAACGAGGCATGCGTTTGGAAGGACTGCCCTACTCTTAAGTGGAGGTGCTTCACTTGGAGCTTTTCATGCAGGAGTGGTTAAAACTCTGGTAGAGCATAAACTTTTGCCTAGAATAATAGCTGGTTCTAGTGTAGGATCCATCATATGTGCTGTTGTTGCCACTCGGTCCTGGCCTGAGCTACAAAGCTTTTTCGATGACTCTTGGCATTCATTTCAGTTTTTCGACCAGATGGGCGGTATTTTTACTGTGGTAAGGAGGGTAATGATACAAGGGGCTGTTCACGAGATTCGACAATTACAAATGATGTTAAGGCAGCTCACTTCTAACCTGACTTTTCAGGAAGCTTATGACATGACAGGTAGAATTCTTGGGATAACAGTTTGTTCCCCGAGGAAGCACGAGCCGCCTAGATGTCTTAACTACTTAACGTCTCCTCATGTTGTGATATGGAGTGCTGTGACAGCATCTTGTGCATTCCCTGGCCTTTTTGAGGCACAGGAATTAATGGCCAAGAACAGAAGCGGTGAGATTGTTCCCTATCATCCACCTTTTAATTTGGATCCTGAAGAGGGCTCAGGCGCATCTGTACGTCGATGGAGAGATGGCAGCTTGGAGATCGATCTGCCGATGATTCAATTGAAAGAATTGTTCAATGTAAACCATTTCATTGTCAGTCAGGCAAATCCCCATATCGCACCACTATTGCGAATGAAAGAATTCTTCAGAGCTTGTGGGGGAAACTTTGCTGGCAAG CTTGCTCATCTTGCTGAAATGGAGGTAAAGCATAGATGCGACCAATTTTTGGAACTCGGTTTTCCATTGGGAGGAATCGCGAAGCTTTTTGCTCAAGATTGGGAAGGAGACGTCACAGTCGTCATGCCAGCAACTCTTGCTCAG TACTctaaaattatacaaaatccTACGCATTTGGATCTTCAAAAGTCGGCGAACCAAGGTAGGAGGTGCACCTGGGAGAAGCTGTCAGCAATAAAAGCCAACTGTGGCATTGAGCTTGCTCTAGATGAATGTGTTACAATTCTCAACCATATGCGGAGGTTGAAAAGGAGCGCTGAGAGGGCCGCTGCTGCCGCTGCTGCTGCCTCACATGTTTCTCCAGCCCCTGTCAAGTTCAGCGCTGCAAGAAGAATTCCCTCCTGGAACTGCATTGCACGAGAAAACTCGTCTGGTTCGCTCGAAGAAGAATGTCTTTCTGATGTTTCTTTGACTTGCCATCAAGGTCCTAGTGGATCGATCGGTTCAGGATCCACGGGAAGAATGTTGCGAACTCACCGTACTATGTTTGATGGTAGTGATAGCGAATCAGAAAATATTGATTTGAATACTTGGACTAGATCTGGTGGGCCATTGATGAGGACATCATCAGCAAATAAGTTCATAGACTTTGTCCAGAATTTGGATCTTGATGACCTCAATAGAGGTTTGGTAGCTAATTCCAATGGGGTTCACCCATTTGGTGGCAGTCAAAATTCTCAAAGTCCTCGAACCACGTCTGACCGGAGTTCCGAGTGCCCAGATTTTGACATGCGAGAGCTCGGCCATCGAGTTTCTTCAAGCATTGTTGTAACTGAAGGAGACTTTTTGCAGCCCGAAAGAATACTTAACGGGATCGTGCTTAACGTCGTAAAGAAGGAAGATTTGACATTGACAAGTCGGACCCATGATTCAGAAACTCAAAACAGTGAAGTTGAATGCCTGCAAATCGACTGTTCGGAGAAGTATATCGATGCTAGCTCGGCATCTGAAGAAGATGCTACACCAAAGAGCTGCATACAGGAACAACCTCCCAAGAACAATCCGGTGAATCATTCCGAGGAATAA
- the LOC111781026 gene encoding mitochondrial fission 1 protein A, with protein MEAKIGKLFESVTSFFGGGDQIPWCDRDVIAGCEREVAEANEGASEERKNESIMRLSWALVHSRQSEDINRGIAMLEASLINARTPLDRREKLYLLAVGYYRSGEYARSRQLVEQCLEIAPDWRQALTLKKTVEDQIGKDGIIGIGITATAVGLIAAGIAAAVSRRG; from the exons ATGGAAGCAAAAATCGGCAAATTGTTCGAGTCCGTTACTTCGTTCTTCGGCGGTGGCGACCAGATCCCTTGGTGTGATCGCGACGTTATCGCT GGGTGTGAAAGAGAAGTTGCAGAGGCCAATGAAGGTGCCTCTGAAGAACGGAAGAATGAAAGCATCATGAGGCTATCATGGGCACTTGTTCATTCAAGGCAATCGGAGGATATTAATCGTGGCATTGCAATGCTTGAAG CTTCCTTAATCAATGCTAGAACCCCTTTGGACCGGAGGGAGAAACTTTATTTGCTGGCTGTTGGATATTACAGAAGTGGTGAATATGCAAGGAGTCGGCAGCTTGTAGAACAATGTTTAGAG ATTGCACCCGATTGGAGGCAAGCTTTAACACTTAAAAAGACTGTAGAAGACCAAATTGGAAAAG ATGGAATCATCGGTATTGGCATTACAGCTACAGCTGTGGGACTTATAGCTGCTGGGATCGCAGCGGCAGTTAGTCGAAGAGGTTGA
- the LOC111781878 gene encoding uncharacterized protein At5g39865-like: MGCSASKPVAAAAATARPSRHSESFSSPSASGSAGSSPAVGRAFSLPTPIVHHPPAKKGDTHHLVSLTSTTYGSLLLIDRPTNSQFSGRPAAVAVHAKAEKPANFSDQISLSPDSVINTWELMDGLDDDEFNSDFDHTPVKPCSIPAKPSSIPAKPTSENRFEGLVKKSPAKMEEEISSIPPWSPKKPFWQFISEESLLAKLDPNVASTYTRALSSRQLGFHQAQNRRSSSFSNHWSPNFLDTQNRTIVIYFTSLRGIRKTYEDCCLVRTIFRGFRVLVDERDISMDSFFKKELQTKLGGVAPTSLPQVFIGGKHVGGAEEIRQMNEGGELAGMLEGFPAAGMRSMCERCGDARFVPCPNCNGSRKLFGQDGGLRRCSKCNENGLIRCPFCCCS, from the coding sequence aTGGGTTGCTCTGCTTCAAAGCCTgttgccgccgccgccgccaccgctCGTCCCTCCCGACATTCTGaatctttctcttctccttcgGCTTCTGGATCGGCTGGTTCTTCGCCGGCGGTTGGGCGGGCTTTCTCTCTCCCGACTCCGATTGTCCACCACCCGCCGGCGAAGAAGGGCGACACCCACCACTTGGTTTCTCTCACTTCCACTACCTATGGCTCTCTTCTCCTCATTGACCGTCCAACCAATTCCCAGTTTTCTGGACGCCCGGCGGCGGTGGCCGTCCATGCTAAGGCTGAAAAGCCCGCCAATTTCTCCGACCAGATTTCCCTTTCCCCTGACTCTGTTATCAACACATGGGAACTCATGGATGGCCTTGATGACGACGAGTTCAACTCCGATTTTGATCACACTCCGGTGAAGCCCTGTTCAATTCCGGCCAAACCCAGTTCGATCCCGGCGAAACCCACCTCGGAAAACCGGTTTGAAGGCTTAGTAAAGAAGAGTCCGGcgaaaatggaggaagaaatcaGTTCAATTCCGCCATGGTCGCCGAAGAAACCATTCTGGCAGTTCATTTCAGAGGAATCCCTTCTCGCAAAATTAGATCCAAACGTGGCTTCAACATACACCAGAGCACTATCTTCCCGGCAACTCGGCTTCCATCAGGCACAAAACCGCCGTAGCTcatcattttcaaatcattGGTCGCCCAACTTCCTGGACACCCAAAACAGAACAATAGTGATATACTTCACAAGCCTTCGAGGAATCCGAAAAACCTACGAGGATTGCTGTTTGGTTCGCACAATCTTCAGAGGGTTTCGAGTTTTGGTAGATGAGAGGGACATTTCAATGGATTCATTCTTCAAAAAAGAGCTGCAGACGAAGCTCGGCGGGGTGGCGCCCACAAGCCTACCGCAGGTTTTCATCGGCGGGAAGCACGTGGGTGGCGCAGAGGAGATTCGACAAATGAACGAGGGTGGCGAGTTGGCCGGAATGTTGGAGGGGTTCCCGGCGGCCGGAATGAGGTCTATGTGTGAAAGGTGTGGGGATGCTAGGTTTGTGCCATGTCCTAATTGCAATGGGAGTAGGAAGTTGTTTGGGCAAGATGGAGGGTTGAGGAGGTGCTCTAAGTGCAATGAGAATGGATTGATAAGGTGccctttttgttgttgttcatGA
- the LOC111780984 gene encoding pyrroline-5-carboxylate reductase-like yields MEILPISVDSYNLGFIGAGKMAESIAKGIVQSGLLPASRISTAVHSNPSRGIAFESFGVRVLPKNDNVVEESDVIIFSVKPQVVKNVVLKLSPQLSRKKLLVSVAAGVKLQDLQEWAGHNRFIRVMPNTPAAVGEAASVMSLGEGALKEDGQLIAKLFGSVGKIWEADEKLFDAITGLSGSGPAYIFLAIEALADGGVAAGLPRELAMGLASQTVLGAASMVTKTGKHPGQLKDDVTSPGGTTIAGIHELEKGGLRGMFMNAVVAAAKRGQELGPK; encoded by the exons ATGGAGATCCTTCCTATTTCAGTTGATTCTTATAATTTAGGATTCATCGGAGCTGGAAAAATGGCCGAGAGTATAGCGAAGGGGATTGTTCAATCTGGCCTCTTACCTGCTTCTCGAATCTCCACGGCTGTTCACTCTAACCCTAGTCGCGGCATTGCTTTCGAATCCTTCGGTGTTCGAGTCCTCCCGAAGAACGACAAC GTGGTTGAAGAAAGTGATGTGATCATCTTCTCTGTTAAACCTCAAGTCG TTAAGAATGTGGTGTTGAAACTGAGTCCTCAACTCTCGAGGAAGAAGCTTTTGGTTTCGGTTGCTGCTGGAGTAAAGCTACAGGATCTGCAG GAATGGGCAGGTCATAACCGATTCATTAGAGTTATGCCAAATACCCCAGCGGCTGTTGGTGAGGCTGCATCAG TTATGAGCCTTGGAGAAGGTGCGTTAAAGGAGGATGGACAACTAATAGCTAAATTATTTGGATCTGTGGGTAAGATATGGGAGGCTGATGAGAAATTGTTTGATGCAATCACTGGTCTGAG TGGTAGTGGACCAGCATACATTTTCCTAGCAATTGAAGCTTTGGCTGATGGAGGAGTCGCTGCAGGTCTACCACGAGAACTTGCCATGGGTCTAGCTTCACAAACT GTGTTAGGTGCAGCCTCCATGGTCACTAAAACTGGGAAGCACCCAGGACAGCTTAAAGATGATGTTACATCACCCGGTGGAACCACCATTGCTGGTATCCATGAACTAGAGAAGGGAGGACTTCGTGGCATGTTTATGAACGCTGTGGTCGCTGCTGCTAAGCGTGGCCAAGAACTTGGCCCAAAGTAG
- the LOC111781075 gene encoding regulatory protein NPR5-like — MTFEDSLRSLSLDYLNLLINGQAFSDVTFSVEGRLVHAHRCILAARSLFFRKFFCSSDSSCGSVLDSRFGSVLGSNSRGGGANTPPPPQGVIPVNSVGYEVFLLLLQFLYSGQVSILPQKHEPRPNCGERGCWHTHCSSAVDLVLETLAAARSFGVEQLALLTQKQLVSMVEKASIEDVMKVLIASRKQDMHHLWTTCSHLVAKSGLPTEVLAKHIPLDVVAKIEELRLKSSLTRRSSIPHHHHHHLGAAADLEEQKIHRMQRALDSSDVELVKLMVMGEGLNLDEALALHYAVENCSREVVKALLELGAADVNYPAGPAGKTPLHIASEMVSSDMVAVLLDHHADPTIRTINGVTPLDILRTLTSDFLFKGAVPGMTHIEPNKLRLCLELVQSAALVISREQGNNNNANASSSTTIYPPMSEDHSSSSNGSNGRLVYLNLGANSGSAQMGAEGTDPTLYHNSHDY, encoded by the exons ATGACCTTTGAAGACTCCCTAAGATCTCTCTCCCTCGATTACCTTAACCTTCTCATCAACGGCCAAGCCTTCAGTGATGTCACCTTCAGCGTTGAGGGCCGCCTCGTCCACGCCCACCGCTGCATCCTCGCCGCTCGCAGCCTCTTCTTTAGGAAGTTCTTTTGCAGCTCCGACTCCTCTTGTGGGTCTGTTCTTGATTCTCGATTCGGTTCGGTTTTGGGTTCGAATTCTCGTGGCGGTGGGGCTAATACGCCTCCACCGCCACAGGGAGTGATCCCGGTTAATAGTGTTGGATATGAGGTGTTTCTGCTTCTCCTTCAGTTTTTGTATAGTGGGCAAGTCTCGATCTTGCCGCAGAAGCATGAGCCACGGCCGAATTGCGGCGAGCGAGGGTGTTGGCATACGCATTGCTCCTCCGCCGTTGATCTTGTTCTTGAAACTCTTGCTGCCGCTAGATCTTTTGGAGTTGAACAGCTCGCTTTGCTTACTCAG AAGCAATTGGTGAGCATGGTGGAGAAAGCTTCAATTGAAGATGTAATGAAAGTTTTAATTGCATCAAGAAAGCAAGACATGCACCATCTATGGACTACTTGTTCTCATCTAGTAGCAAAATCTGGCCTCCCAACCGAAGTTCTAGCGAAACACATTCCCCTCGACGTCGTCGCCAAAATCGAGGAGCTTCGCCTCAAATCCTCCCTCACTCGTCGATCATCGATACctcatcaccaccaccaccacctcgGCGCGGCAGCCGACCTAGAGGAGCAAAAGATTCATCGAATGCAAAGGGCATTGGACTCCTCCGACGTAGAGCTCGTCAAGCTAATGGTCATGGGCGAAGGTTTAAATCTCGACGAGGCATTAGCATTGCACTACGCCGTCGAGAATTGCAGTAGAGAAGTCGTGAAAGCCTTGCTCGAGCTCGGAGCAGCCGATGTGAACTACCCGGCCGGGCCAGCCGGGAAAACCCCGTTACACATTGCGTCCGAGATGGTGTCCTCCGACATGGTGGCAGTCCTCCTCGACCACCATGCCGACCCGACGATCCGAACCATCAATGGGGTGACACCGCTCGACATTCTCCGAACCCTAACCTCGGATTTCCTATTCAAAGGAGCTGTCCCAGGGATGACACACATAGAACCAAACAAGCTGAGGCTATGCTTGGAGTTGGTTCAATCAGCAGCACTTGTGATATCAAGAGAACAAGGGAACAACAACAATGCAAATGCTTCATCTTCAACAACAATATATCCACCAATGAGCGAAGAtcacagcagcagcagcaatgGAAGCAATGGAAGATTGGTTTATTTGAATCTTGGAGCAAATTCTGGTTCAGCTCAAATGGGAGCTGAAGGAACTGATCCGACACTGTACCACAATTCCCATGATTACTGA